In a single window of the Niabella ginsenosidivorans genome:
- a CDS encoding DUF481 domain-containing protein has product MKKVYLLALLLQLKLAAAAQFNDSLHHYLNINLAGTLNNASGDRNYLLNNFIKYKYYKRKSELNFNSGWIYGKNKDGLTNNDFSTSVDFNIYRDTAARINYWGLAGYTSSYSLKINNQFQAGLGVAYKLVDTKHMYLRVSDGILFEHSNLLINDSIPDIYTTFRNSLRLQLRLFPVQRVSFDGTAFWQPSVKNIGDYIITTQMGLSIKLMKWLSLSTRLNYNRISRTDKENLLLTYGILIEQYF; this is encoded by the coding sequence ATGAAAAAGGTCTATTTGCTCGCTTTATTGCTGCAACTGAAGCTTGCGGCAGCGGCCCAGTTTAATGATTCATTGCATCATTATTTAAACATTAACCTGGCCGGAACATTAAATAATGCTTCCGGCGACAGAAATTATTTGCTCAATAATTTTATAAAGTATAAATATTATAAAAGAAAATCGGAACTGAATTTTAATTCCGGCTGGATCTACGGGAAAAATAAGGACGGGCTTACCAACAATGATTTCAGCACTTCGGTCGACTTTAATATTTACAGGGACACTGCTGCCCGTATTAATTACTGGGGACTGGCAGGTTATACCTCCAGCTATTCCTTAAAGATCAATAACCAGTTCCAGGCAGGGCTGGGAGTGGCCTATAAGCTGGTAGATACAAAACATATGTACCTGCGAGTGAGCGACGGAATACTTTTTGAGCACAGTAACCTGCTGATTAACGATAGCATACCGGATATTTATACAACGTTCCGTAACTCATTGCGGCTCCAGTTAAGGCTGTTTCCTGTGCAAAGAGTTTCGTTCGATGGCACTGCTTTCTGGCAGCCGTCTGTAAAAAATATCGGTGATTATATCATTACCACCCAAATGGGGCTATCCATAAAACTGATGAAATGGCTTTCTTTATCTACACGGCTCAATTATAACCGCATCAGCCGCACGGATAAAGAAAATCTTTTGCTGACCTACGGTATATTGATTGAGCAATATTTCTGA
- a CDS encoding sugar porter family MFS transporter — MQLSNGSLSAARGGQNLLGISIIAALAGFIFGFDTVVISGANLPIKELWHTSPWFHGFFIMSMALWGTVIGAIFGGIPTEKYGRKKILLWVGIFFSLSSIGSAFAPDPYSFSFFRFIGGVGIGISSVAAPTYISEISTPATRGRLVAMYQFNIVFGILIAYLSNYFLKGVGGANDWRWMLGVMALPSLLYTLLVIGIPESPRWLIAKKRNEAAARSILQKLGVMNIDDEVKTILSALETAPDKKQNGAGFFSSKYKRIIWLAFFVAFFNQWSGINFILYYAPEILERAGLAARDSLKNSIALGGTNLIFTFAGLYLIDRLGRKTLLLIGSVGYIVSLAMVAWSFYSGAPAGFLLLFLLLFIASHAVGQGAVIWVFISEIFPNNIRALGQSFGASIHWVFAAIITLITPVFLDADNGIFKDNPWPIFAFFAFMMFLQLLWVLIKVPETKGVSLEELEKRLVR, encoded by the coding sequence ATGCAGTTATCTAACGGTTCATTATCTGCCGCCAGGGGCGGACAAAATCTTTTAGGCATTTCAATAATAGCAGCGCTTGCCGGATTTATTTTTGGATTCGATACGGTAGTTATTTCCGGTGCCAATCTTCCCATAAAAGAATTGTGGCATACCTCTCCCTGGTTTCATGGCTTTTTCATTATGTCCATGGCATTATGGGGAACGGTGATCGGCGCGATATTTGGCGGCATTCCAACTGAAAAATACGGAAGAAAGAAAATATTGCTTTGGGTAGGCATCTTCTTCAGCCTGTCGTCCATCGGGTCTGCTTTTGCCCCTGATCCTTATTCGTTTTCATTTTTCCGGTTTATTGGCGGGGTTGGCATTGGTATTTCCTCTGTTGCCGCGCCAACGTATATTTCAGAAATATCAACGCCTGCAACAAGAGGCCGCCTGGTAGCCATGTACCAGTTCAATATTGTGTTTGGCATCCTGATCGCGTACCTCTCCAATTATTTTTTAAAGGGGGTTGGGGGCGCCAACGACTGGCGGTGGATGCTGGGAGTAATGGCCCTGCCTTCCTTATTGTATACCCTGCTGGTCATTGGTATTCCGGAAAGCCCCAGATGGCTGATCGCCAAAAAGAGGAATGAGGCCGCTGCAAGAAGCATTCTTCAAAAGCTGGGCGTTATGAACATTGATGACGAAGTAAAAACCATACTGTCTGCTCTTGAAACGGCACCCGATAAGAAACAGAATGGCGCCGGTTTTTTCAGCTCAAAATACAAACGGATCATCTGGCTGGCCTTTTTTGTAGCTTTTTTCAATCAATGGTCTGGTATTAACTTTATTTTATATTATGCGCCTGAGATACTGGAGCGGGCCGGTCTTGCCGCCAGGGATTCTTTAAAGAACTCCATCGCTTTAGGTGGCACTAACCTCATCTTTACATTTGCTGGACTTTACCTTATTGACCGGCTCGGAAGAAAAACATTGCTGCTTATAGGTTCTGTAGGTTATATTGTAAGCCTTGCAATGGTAGCCTGGTCTTTTTACAGTGGTGCTCCTGCAGGCTTCCTGTTACTGTTCCTCCTGTTATTTATTGCATCCCACGCGGTGGGACAGGGCGCCGTGATCTGGGTATTTATATCGGAAATATTCCCTAACAATATCCGTGCCTTGGGCCAGTCTTTCGGGGCAAGCATTCACTGGGTCTTTGCCGCCATTATTACTTTAATAACGCCTGTATTCCTGGATGCAGACAATGGTATATTCAAAGACAATCCCTGGCCTATCTTTGCCTTTTTTGCTTTTATGATGTTCCTGCAATTGCTGTGGGTGCTCATTAAAGTGCCGGAAACCAAAGGTGTTTCACTGGAAGAGCTGGAAAAACGGCTGGTACGGTAA
- a CDS encoding DUF4403 family protein, which translates to MKNCLFLLYALLIMVVSYGQEQIASPVPDLSPPVYPTETLPESEINIPVQIDLTPFFALANKKVDTLFTSPDFPNAWVQDGCAIRYKYSFRRGPLQFSLKNTTLDISFTGYYKIIGSTRGCVNGKAITPWTPACQCGFEEGERKVKVGFTIDIALLTNYTIKMQVTRREPEPLDRCNVCFWGQDITSSILDALKKELDQSKAAMEKAYGRIDLKPRFQDLWNRLNSPYNVSNMGWLQVNPQKIRVNSISTANNLLQLSVGLAAKPVVRFEKPAAVVTPVPHISNFSREKGFQVYVDMVMNYDSLSRILTSQIKGKEFVFSKAFIKKRFVFQECRLLGNQDNRLVMQVKFTGTDNGFFYVTGKPLYYADTRALQVTDVDFDLKSKDALLKTADWLFSKKITHEIEKMAKYDLTETLNTVKDNIRQQLNQEFIKGVSGTGSVNDISVAGIFPQTNWLAVRAYCNGNLILNISGMDLSL; encoded by the coding sequence ATGAAAAATTGTTTATTCCTGTTATACGCGCTGCTTATAATGGTTGTAAGCTATGGTCAGGAGCAGATCGCCTCTCCTGTACCAGACCTGTCGCCGCCTGTTTATCCAACAGAAACCCTGCCGGAATCAGAAATTAACATCCCGGTACAAATTGACCTGACGCCTTTTTTTGCGCTGGCCAATAAAAAAGTGGACACTTTATTTACCTCACCTGATTTTCCCAATGCCTGGGTGCAGGATGGCTGTGCTATCCGGTATAAATACAGTTTCAGAAGAGGCCCCCTTCAGTTTTCCCTGAAAAATACAACGCTGGACATTTCTTTTACGGGGTACTATAAAATCATAGGTTCCACCAGGGGCTGTGTAAACGGAAAAGCCATCACACCCTGGACGCCCGCCTGCCAGTGCGGCTTTGAAGAGGGCGAACGGAAGGTAAAGGTAGGTTTCACCATTGATATTGCTTTACTTACCAATTATACCATTAAGATGCAGGTAACCCGCAGGGAGCCGGAGCCTCTTGATCGTTGCAATGTGTGCTTTTGGGGGCAGGATATTACATCCTCCATTCTGGATGCGTTAAAAAAAGAGCTGGATCAGTCAAAAGCAGCTATGGAAAAGGCTTATGGGCGCATCGACTTAAAACCTCGCTTTCAGGATCTGTGGAACCGGCTGAACAGCCCCTATAATGTCAGTAACATGGGATGGTTACAGGTAAACCCGCAAAAGATCAGGGTCAACAGCATCAGCACTGCCAATAACCTGCTGCAGCTAAGTGTAGGTCTGGCAGCCAAGCCTGTTGTACGCTTTGAAAAACCTGCAGCAGTAGTTACACCGGTCCCGCACATCAGCAATTTCAGCCGGGAAAAAGGTTTCCAGGTCTATGTGGATATGGTAATGAACTATGATTCGCTCAGCAGGATACTGACCAGCCAGATCAAAGGAAAAGAATTTGTATTCAGCAAAGCTTTTATAAAAAAACGGTTTGTATTTCAGGAATGCAGATTATTAGGGAACCAGGATAACCGGCTGGTCATGCAGGTAAAATTCACAGGAACAGACAACGGCTTTTTTTATGTAACGGGCAAACCTTTGTATTATGCAGATACCCGGGCACTACAGGTAACTGATGTGGATTTTGATCTGAAATCGAAGGATGCCCTGTTAAAAACGGCCGACTGGCTATTTTCAAAAAAGATAACCCACGAAATTGAAAAAATGGCAAAATATGATCTTACAGAAACGCTGAATACCGTTAAAGACAATATCCGCCAGCAGCTCAATCAGGAGTTTATAAAAGGTGTATCAGGCACCGGAAGCGTCAATGATATTTCGGTAGCCGGTATTTTCCCGCAAACCAACTGGCTGGCGGTGCGTGCTTATTGCAATGGTAATCTGATACTGAACATTTCCGGTATGGATCTGAGTTTATAG
- a CDS encoding GtrA family protein produces MRQHLHHVRDFVLPVIDFFYPPFKRVMPLQTFRYAVSGAGNTFLGLLAYYITYKFLLEGRDFHFGFYAFKSHIAALVVSFFVSFVVGFFLMKYVVFDDSKIRGRVQLFRYLLVCVFNLTLNYVLLKISVESWHIYPVFAQIGTTVIVVLFSYLAQRHFSFKKDAEPSYLEEEE; encoded by the coding sequence ATGAGGCAGCATTTACACCATGTGCGGGATTTTGTTCTTCCCGTGATTGATTTTTTTTACCCGCCTTTTAAGCGTGTAATGCCACTGCAAACCTTCCGTTACGCGGTTTCCGGCGCCGGAAATACTTTTTTAGGATTACTGGCTTATTATATTACTTATAAGTTTCTCCTGGAAGGGCGGGATTTTCATTTTGGGTTCTATGCCTTTAAATCGCATATAGCAGCCCTGGTCGTTTCATTTTTTGTAAGTTTCGTGGTAGGCTTTTTCCTGATGAAATACGTGGTTTTTGACGATAGTAAAATACGGGGCCGGGTGCAATTGTTCCGTTACCTGCTGGTTTGTGTATTTAACCTCACGCTCAACTATGTATTGCTGAAGATATCAGTGGAAAGCTGGCACATTTACCCGGTATTTGCACAGATAGGCACTACAGTTATTGTAGTATTGTTCAGCTACCTGGCCCAACGGCATTTCAGCTTTAAGAAAGATGCAGAGCCCAGCTATCTGGAAGAGGAAGAATGA